In Rariglobus hedericola, the following proteins share a genomic window:
- the rpsK gene encoding 30S ribosomal protein S11, producing the protein MAEEKSAPKKEKTPKAPAAEVSTPAAEKPVKAKAPKTEGAEGAAPAPAADQKPVELIGGVAKQPTAEDLLKEELGTIKIRKAKGSKNVTSGVANILASFNNTIVSITDGKGAVISWSSAGKCNFRGSRKSTAYAAQVVAQDAARNAMSHGLKDVVIKVSGPGLGRDSAIRALQAIGLEISTIIDVTPVPHNGCRPRKRRRV; encoded by the coding sequence ATGGCTGAAGAAAAGTCCGCTCCTAAGAAAGAGAAGACCCCGAAGGCTCCCGCCGCCGAGGTTTCTACTCCCGCTGCTGAAAAGCCTGTCAAGGCTAAGGCTCCCAAAACCGAAGGTGCCGAAGGCGCTGCTCCCGCTCCCGCGGCTGATCAGAAGCCCGTCGAGCTCATCGGTGGCGTCGCCAAGCAGCCCACCGCTGAAGATCTCCTCAAGGAAGAGCTCGGCACGATCAAGATCCGCAAGGCCAAGGGCTCCAAGAACGTCACCTCCGGCGTCGCCAACATCCTCGCTTCTTTCAACAACACGATCGTCTCGATCACCGATGGCAAGGGTGCCGTCATCTCCTGGTCCAGCGCCGGCAAGTGCAACTTCCGCGGTTCGCGCAAGTCCACCGCCTACGCCGCCCAGGTCGTCGCCCAGGATGCCGCCCGCAACGCCATGTCCCATGGCTTGAAGGACGTCGTCATCAAGGTCTCCGGTCCCGGCCTCGGCCGTGACAGCGCCATCCGCGCCCTCCAGGCCATCGGTCTGGAAATCTCCACCATCATCGACGTGACCCCGGTGCCGCACAACGGCTGCCGTCCTCGCAAGCGTCGCCGCGTCTAA
- the rpsD gene encoding 30S ribosomal protein S4 produces MARYTGPTTRISRRFGQPIFGATKAFEKRNFPPGQHGPKLRRKLSEYAVGLNEKQKLRYTYGLLERQFRRTFETAKRERGVTGERFLQLLETRLDSVVYLLGFAKSRAAARQLVGHGHVRVNGHKLDIASAVVKAGDEVEIKNLASSRQLAQRNLEENRARPVPGWLTLNAEQFKATVTRLPNRDEIASDINEQLIVEFYSRF; encoded by the coding sequence ATGGCTCGTTACACAGGTCCCACCACCCGCATCAGCCGCCGTTTCGGTCAGCCGATCTTCGGCGCCACGAAGGCGTTTGAAAAGCGCAACTTCCCCCCCGGCCAGCACGGCCCCAAGCTCCGCCGCAAGCTCTCCGAGTATGCCGTCGGTCTGAACGAAAAGCAGAAGCTCCGTTACACCTACGGCCTGCTTGAGCGTCAGTTCCGCCGCACCTTCGAGACCGCCAAGCGCGAGCGCGGCGTCACCGGCGAACGTTTCCTCCAGCTCCTCGAGACCCGTCTCGACAGCGTCGTTTACCTCCTTGGCTTCGCCAAGAGCCGCGCCGCCGCCCGCCAGCTCGTCGGCCACGGCCACGTCCGCGTCAACGGTCACAAGCTCGACATCGCCTCCGCTGTCGTGAAGGCCGGTGACGAAGTCGAGATCAAGAATCTCGCCTCCTCCCGCCAGCTTGCCCAGCGCAACCTGGAAGAGAACCGCGCCCGCCCCGTTCCGGGCTGGCTGACGCTCAACGCCGAGCAGTTCAAGGCCACCGTGACCCGTCTGCCCAACCGCGACGAAATCGCTTCCGACATCAACGAGCAGCTCATCGTTGAATTCTACTCCCGCTTCTAA
- a CDS encoding DNA-directed RNA polymerase subunit alpha, protein MPKRLGKFELPNKLTKVEEGSTPTYAKFIAEPFEAGYGHTIGNSLRRVLLSSIEGSAISSIKIEGVQHEFQSIDGVVEDVTDIVLNLKKVLIVSTKREAITLAIKVKNRAGAVTAADIQADSNVTIVNPDQVIATLEKGASFEAEIEIKTGRGYYPGEQNKKEEQAIGVIPIDSLFSPVRLVKYAVENTRVGQITDYDKLILEIWTDGRINPDDALKQSGSILKHHLDVFDRVSDEAFEFENQQSEVSEEQNKLRKLLNMSVNEIELSVRAANCLNNANITTVGELAMKTEQEMLKYRNFGKKSLNEIKDKLEALGLSLGMKFDERLLDAAKKDA, encoded by the coding sequence ATGCCCAAACGCCTCGGAAAGTTCGAATTGCCCAATAAGCTCACCAAGGTCGAGGAAGGCTCTACGCCGACCTACGCCAAGTTCATCGCCGAGCCCTTCGAGGCCGGTTACGGACACACCATCGGTAATTCTCTGCGCCGCGTGCTCCTGAGCTCCATTGAAGGCTCCGCCATCTCCTCGATCAAGATCGAGGGCGTCCAGCACGAGTTCCAGAGCATCGACGGCGTTGTTGAAGATGTCACCGACATCGTCCTCAACCTGAAGAAAGTCCTCATCGTCTCCACCAAGCGCGAAGCCATCACGCTCGCGATCAAGGTGAAGAACCGCGCCGGTGCCGTCACCGCCGCCGACATCCAAGCCGATTCCAACGTCACGATCGTCAACCCCGACCAGGTCATCGCGACCTTGGAAAAGGGCGCCTCCTTCGAGGCCGAGATCGAGATCAAGACCGGCCGCGGCTATTATCCCGGCGAGCAGAACAAGAAAGAAGAGCAGGCCATCGGTGTCATCCCGATCGACTCACTCTTCTCGCCTGTTCGTCTCGTCAAGTATGCCGTCGAGAACACCCGCGTCGGCCAGATCACCGATTATGACAAGCTCATCCTCGAGATCTGGACGGACGGCCGCATCAATCCGGACGACGCCCTCAAGCAGTCCGGTTCGATCCTCAAGCACCACCTCGATGTGTTCGATCGCGTCAGCGACGAAGCTTTCGAATTCGAAAACCAGCAGTCCGAGGTTAGCGAGGAGCAGAACAAGCTCCGCAAGCTCCTCAACATGTCGGTCAACGAAATCGAGCTCTCCGTTCGCGCCGCGAACTGCTTGAACAACGCCAACATCACCACGGTCGGCGAACTCGCCATGAAGACCGAGCAGGAGATGCTCAAGTATCGCAACTTCGGCAAGAAGTCGCTCAACGAAATCAAGGACAAGCTCGAGGCCCTCGGTCTCTCGCTTGGCATGAAGTTCGACGAGCGCCTCCTCGACGCCGCGAAGAAGGACGCCTGA
- the rplQ gene encoding 50S ribosomal protein L17, which yields MRHKKHSHSLAGRSSPHRAAMLSNMAASLIEHDRIETTLAKAKALRPFVEKIITKAKQASLKTDKKDAVHLRRLALKDVRNEDMVTLLFNEKVKEFANRTGGYTRIYKLALPRVSDAAEMAIIEFVKADDQGYKKSKKPAKGKKAAAAPAADAAPAAQA from the coding sequence ATGCGCCACAAAAAACACAGTCACTCACTCGCCGGACGCAGCAGCCCGCATCGCGCGGCCATGCTCTCCAATATGGCCGCCTCGCTTATCGAGCACGACCGTATCGAAACCACCCTGGCCAAGGCCAAGGCCCTCCGTCCCTTTGTCGAAAAGATTATCACGAAAGCCAAACAGGCTTCCCTGAAGACCGATAAGAAGGATGCCGTCCATCTCCGCCGCCTCGCCCTCAAGGACGTTCGCAACGAAGACATGGTCACCCTCCTTTTCAACGAGAAGGTCAAAGAGTTCGCCAACCGCACCGGTGGCTACACCCGCATCTACAAGCTCGCTCTCCCCCGCGTGAGCGATGCCGCCGAGATGGCCATCATCGAGTTCGTCAAGGCTGACGACCAGGGCTACAAGAAGTCCAAGAAGCCTGCCAAGGGTAAGAAGGCCGCCGCTGCTCCCGCTGCGGATGCCGCTCCTGCCGCCCAGGCCTAA
- a CDS encoding hydrogenase nickel incorporation protein HypA produces MGLQIAALIYCLLVAALFLGLWLYYDRRDHARFEGERRRTTFRCMRCNHLYVVRGEVQEGNCPRCGQENSRLKF; encoded by the coding sequence ATGGGTCTGCAAATCGCCGCCTTAATCTACTGCCTGCTGGTCGCCGCCCTTTTCCTCGGCCTGTGGCTTTACTACGACCGTCGTGACCACGCCCGTTTTGAAGGCGAGCGCCGGCGCACCACGTTTCGCTGCATGCGTTGCAACCACCTCTACGTGGTTCGGGGCGAAGTTCAGGAGGGGAATTGTCCTCGTTGCGGACAGGAAAACAGCCGCCTTAAATTTTAA
- the guaA gene encoding glutamine-hydrolyzing GMP synthase, with the protein MSQIIAVLDFGSQYTQVIARRIRECQVLSKIYHFSTPAAQLKADGVIGIILSGGPSSVFAKDAPMPDKALFELGVPVLGICYGIQLQGHLLGGKVSKSTHREYGNGVLTLQKPGRLFKGLPKKLKVWNSHGDRLIALPPGYTAIGTTENSEFAVIEDRKRNFYGIQFHPEVFHSERGIDVIRNFLLGICGAKQDWTTKDYIKHSVQTIRDQVGKERVLLGLSGGVDSSVAAALIHKAIGKQLTCVFVDNGLLRAGEREQVEKLYADHFNIDLRVVDASKLFLKRLKGVSEPEAKRKIIGNTFVEVFEKSLRSVGGAKWLAQGTLYPDVIESVAIAGNPAALIKSHHNVGGLPDRMKLKLLEPLRELFKDEVRAVGETLGLPREVVWRQPFPGPGLGVRVAGDITQEKLNVLKAADSILQHEMMASGYYWKVWQSFAVYLPVKSVGVIGDERNYADVISLRIVESRDAMTADWARLPYDLLAKISSRITNEVRGVSRVLLDISSKPPATIEWE; encoded by the coding sequence ATGTCCCAGATCATCGCCGTCCTCGATTTCGGTTCCCAATACACGCAAGTGATCGCGCGCCGCATCCGCGAGTGCCAGGTCCTCTCCAAAATCTACCACTTCAGCACGCCCGCCGCGCAGCTGAAGGCCGACGGCGTCATCGGCATCATCCTCTCGGGCGGTCCGAGCAGCGTGTTCGCCAAGGACGCGCCGATGCCCGACAAAGCCCTCTTTGAGCTCGGCGTGCCTGTTCTCGGCATCTGCTACGGCATTCAGCTCCAAGGCCACTTGCTCGGCGGGAAGGTCTCCAAGAGCACCCACCGCGAATACGGCAACGGCGTGCTCACGCTTCAGAAGCCCGGCCGTCTCTTCAAGGGCCTGCCGAAGAAGCTCAAGGTTTGGAACTCCCACGGCGACCGTCTCATTGCGTTGCCTCCCGGTTACACCGCCATCGGCACGACCGAGAACTCCGAGTTCGCCGTCATCGAAGACCGGAAGCGCAACTTCTACGGCATCCAGTTTCATCCCGAGGTTTTCCACTCGGAACGCGGTATCGATGTCATTCGCAACTTTCTTCTCGGCATCTGCGGCGCGAAGCAGGACTGGACGACCAAGGACTACATCAAGCACTCGGTGCAGACCATCCGCGATCAGGTAGGCAAGGAACGCGTGCTCCTCGGCCTTTCCGGCGGCGTCGATAGTTCCGTGGCCGCCGCACTCATTCACAAGGCCATCGGCAAGCAGCTCACCTGCGTGTTCGTGGACAATGGTCTCCTCCGCGCCGGCGAACGCGAACAAGTCGAAAAACTCTACGCTGATCACTTCAACATCGACCTCCGCGTGGTCGATGCTTCGAAGCTTTTCCTCAAGCGCCTCAAGGGCGTCAGCGAGCCCGAAGCGAAGCGCAAGATCATCGGTAACACCTTCGTCGAGGTCTTCGAGAAATCCCTCCGCTCCGTCGGCGGCGCCAAGTGGCTCGCCCAAGGCACTCTCTATCCCGACGTCATCGAGTCCGTTGCCATCGCAGGGAACCCTGCCGCGCTCATCAAGTCACACCATAACGTGGGCGGCTTGCCTGATCGTATGAAACTCAAACTCCTCGAACCTCTGCGCGAACTCTTCAAAGACGAAGTGCGCGCCGTCGGCGAGACGCTCGGTCTCCCCCGCGAGGTTGTCTGGCGCCAGCCGTTCCCCGGCCCGGGCCTTGGCGTTCGTGTCGCCGGTGACATCACCCAGGAAAAGCTCAACGTTCTCAAGGCCGCCGATTCCATCCTCCAACACGAGATGATGGCCTCCGGTTACTACTGGAAAGTCTGGCAGTCCTTCGCTGTTTACCTGCCCGTTAAATCGGTCGGCGTCATTGGTGACGAGCGCAACTACGCCGACGTCATCTCGCTCCGCATTGTCGAAAGCCGCGACGCCATGACAGCCGACTGGGCTCGTCTGCCCTACGACCTGCTAGCGAAAATTTCTTCGCGCATCACCAACGAGGTCCGCGGAGTTTCCCGCGTGCTCCTCGACATCAGTTCGAAGCCACCCGCGACCATCGAGTGGGAATAA
- the hisD gene encoding histidinol dehydrogenase, with protein MRVIQFASKTFDSDLAGFCQGASVPKDIQDTVTAILADIRQRGDEAVCYYAAKFDGAKLRARDFRVKPAEIAAAAKRLPAAERKALVAAHENIVAFNKQSLPKDWLGKNKHGAQVGEINHPIRRVGLYVPGGEVPLVSTVLMTATLAKIAGCPEIAVFTPSNSQGKIADGVLAALDLIGIDEVYRIGGVQAIGAAAFGTLTVPAVDKVFGPGNAYVCEAKRQVFGTVGVDSLPGPSEVMIIADESTNVTFAAADLLAQAEHGSGREKIYLVATSAEIIKEISDEVQVQLKLISRSEKTQRVLANGFLAIEVKTLAEAVKVANYVAPEHLELLVKESAHKGLLRDITTAGAIMLGNYTATALGDFTAGPSHVLPTARAGRFFSGLRVADFMRRTSVVRYDKASVKKAEPVVSAFAAMEKLDAHGRSVKIRAL; from the coding sequence GTGCGCGTCATCCAGTTTGCCTCTAAAACCTTTGATTCCGATCTGGCCGGCTTTTGTCAGGGAGCATCCGTTCCCAAGGACATTCAGGACACCGTCACCGCCATCCTGGCCGACATCCGCCAACGTGGCGACGAAGCCGTTTGCTATTACGCCGCGAAGTTCGACGGCGCCAAGCTCCGCGCCCGTGATTTCCGCGTAAAGCCCGCCGAGATCGCCGCTGCCGCCAAGCGTTTGCCCGCCGCCGAGCGCAAGGCCCTCGTCGCCGCGCACGAGAACATCGTCGCCTTCAACAAGCAGAGCCTGCCCAAGGACTGGCTCGGCAAAAACAAACACGGCGCGCAGGTCGGCGAGATCAACCACCCGATCCGCCGCGTCGGTCTCTACGTCCCCGGCGGCGAAGTCCCGCTTGTATCCACCGTCCTCATGACGGCCACGCTCGCGAAGATCGCTGGCTGCCCCGAGATCGCCGTCTTCACGCCTTCCAATTCGCAGGGCAAGATTGCCGATGGTGTTCTTGCCGCTCTCGATCTCATCGGCATCGACGAAGTTTACCGCATCGGCGGCGTGCAAGCCATCGGCGCCGCCGCCTTCGGCACGCTCACGGTTCCGGCCGTCGATAAGGTCTTCGGACCCGGCAACGCTTACGTGTGCGAAGCCAAGCGCCAGGTGTTCGGCACCGTCGGTGTCGATTCGCTTCCGGGCCCGAGCGAGGTCATGATCATCGCCGACGAATCGACCAACGTTACCTTCGCCGCCGCCGATCTTCTCGCGCAAGCCGAGCACGGTTCCGGTCGCGAAAAAATCTACCTCGTGGCGACCTCAGCCGAGATCATCAAAGAGATCTCCGACGAAGTGCAGGTGCAGTTGAAGCTTATCTCCCGTTCCGAGAAAACCCAGCGCGTGCTCGCCAACGGTTTCCTCGCCATCGAAGTGAAGACCCTCGCCGAAGCCGTGAAGGTGGCCAACTACGTCGCGCCCGAGCATCTCGAATTACTCGTCAAGGAGTCCGCGCACAAAGGTCTCCTTCGCGACATCACGACCGCCGGTGCGATCATGCTCGGTAACTACACGGCGACCGCCCTCGGTGATTTCACCGCAGGTCCCAGCCACGTGCTGCCGACCGCCCGAGCCGGCCGTTTCTTCAGCGGCCTGCGGGTCGCCGACTTCATGCGCCGCACGAGTGTGGTGCGTTACGACAAAGCCTCCGTCAAAAAGGCCGAACCGGTTGTTTCCGCCTTCGCCGCGATGGAGAAACTCGACGCGCACGGCCGCAGTGTGAAGATCCGCGCCCTCTGA
- the hisC gene encoding histidinol-phosphate transaminase: MSSSFSVPALPHIQKLHAYTPGLQPTGPGWVKLNTNECPYSPSPRAAEAIKHELADEGDLLRLYPNPKSTPLRQFVAKLHGLREENVLIGNGSDDVLNLLVRVFGGPSAATGFTLPSYSLYPVLVAINDGTTTIIEFDRSMKLPVEKIVSSGARAFFLTSPNAPTGVAFTNAELSAVLDKFPGVLVVDEAYAPFAKENAVSLLARYPNLVITRTLSKAHALAGLRVGYALASAEIIELLDRVRDSYNVNRLSQAAALAALSDTGYYDAIIGKIIYTRDYWVSDWSDRLGWFIYPTQTNFIFAEPKNSKGETGPAVAKSLYDFFLAQKILVRAFPSHALTAPFLRISVGSDDEMFSVNKAIEAWLAT, translated from the coding sequence ATGTCCTCTTCTTTTTCCGTTCCGGCCCTCCCGCACATCCAGAAGCTTCACGCCTACACGCCCGGTCTTCAGCCGACTGGCCCCGGTTGGGTGAAGCTCAACACCAACGAGTGCCCTTACAGTCCCAGCCCGCGCGCAGCCGAGGCCATCAAGCACGAGCTCGCCGACGAGGGCGATTTGCTCCGGCTTTACCCGAATCCGAAGAGCACGCCTCTCCGTCAGTTCGTCGCCAAGCTTCACGGTTTACGTGAAGAAAACGTCCTCATCGGCAACGGTTCCGACGACGTGCTCAACCTGCTCGTTCGCGTCTTCGGCGGACCCTCCGCGGCGACCGGTTTCACGCTGCCGAGCTACTCGCTGTATCCCGTGCTCGTCGCGATCAACGACGGCACAACCACGATCATCGAGTTCGACCGCTCGATGAAGTTGCCCGTGGAAAAAATCGTATCGTCCGGCGCGCGCGCGTTTTTCCTCACGTCGCCCAATGCGCCCACCGGCGTCGCGTTCACCAATGCCGAACTCTCCGCCGTCCTCGATAAATTCCCGGGCGTGCTTGTCGTGGATGAAGCTTACGCGCCGTTCGCAAAGGAGAATGCCGTGTCGCTCCTCGCGCGTTATCCGAACCTCGTGATTACGCGCACGCTCTCCAAGGCGCACGCGCTCGCCGGTCTTCGCGTGGGCTACGCACTCGCCAGTGCGGAAATCATCGAGCTGCTCGACCGCGTGCGCGACAGCTACAACGTCAACCGCCTCTCGCAGGCCGCCGCGCTCGCGGCACTGAGCGACACCGGCTACTACGACGCCATCATCGGAAAGATCATCTACACCCGTGATTATTGGGTGAGCGACTGGTCGGACCGTCTCGGCTGGTTCATCTACCCGACGCAGACCAACTTCATTTTCGCGGAGCCAAAAAACTCCAAAGGCGAAACCGGTCCCGCCGTCGCGAAGTCGCTCTACGATTTCTTCCTCGCGCAGAAGATCCTCGTGCGTGCGTTCCCCAGCCACGCCTTGACCGCGCCATTCCTGCGCATCAGCGTCGGCAGCGACGACGAAATGTTCTCCGTCAACAAAGCAATCGAAGCATGGCTCGCAACATAA
- the hisB gene encoding imidazoleglycerol-phosphate dehydratase HisB, with the protein MARNITLTRKTAETDIQLTLEVDGTGVSKIDTGVPFFDHMLTLFAKHGLFDLNVKCVGDVAVDYHHTVEDVGLVLGDAFKQALGDKLGIKRYGFFLLPMDESLARVAVDIGGRPHLVYQVEAPTQFVRDFNIILVKEFARAFSNALGCNLHITLEYGEEPHHVAEAIFKGLSRALDAATQIDPRTAGQLPSTKGKI; encoded by the coding sequence ATGGCTCGCAACATAACACTCACCCGTAAGACCGCCGAAACCGACATCCAGCTGACGCTCGAAGTGGACGGCACCGGCGTGTCGAAAATCGACACCGGCGTGCCATTCTTCGACCACATGCTCACGCTGTTCGCGAAGCACGGCTTGTTCGATCTTAACGTGAAATGCGTCGGTGATGTCGCGGTCGATTATCACCACACCGTTGAGGACGTCGGCCTCGTGCTCGGTGACGCCTTCAAACAGGCGCTCGGCGACAAGCTCGGTATCAAACGCTACGGCTTCTTCCTGCTGCCCATGGATGAATCCCTGGCGCGCGTCGCCGTGGACATCGGCGGACGCCCGCACCTCGTTTACCAGGTCGAGGCGCCCACGCAGTTCGTGCGCGATTTTAACATCATTCTCGTGAAGGAATTCGCCCGTGCGTTTAGCAACGCGCTCGGTTGCAACCTGCACATCACGCTCGAATACGGCGAGGAGCCGCATCACGTCGCCGAGGCGATCTTCAAAGGCCTTTCGCGCGCCCTTGACGCCGCCACGCAGATTGACCCGCGCACGGCGGGCCAGCTGCCCTCGACCAAGGGTAAGATCTAA
- the hisH gene encoding imidazole glycerol phosphate synthase subunit HisH, which translates to MPIIAVIDNGLCNLGSVTKAFEVVGAEVKVVRTPAEVIASGADGLVLPGVGALADCVSSLKASGLADTVREWIAADRPFLGVCLGMQALFDYSEEGGKTEGLGIFPGKVVRFQLPSEFKIPHMGWNTVRFLQCGSPLQAGLHSEGEAFYFVHSFHCVPDDRSLVLAECDYGQVFTAAIARGRCFATQFHPEKSQAKGLQIYRSFTAVAAMTASAAR; encoded by the coding sequence ATGCCCATCATCGCCGTCATCGACAACGGACTTTGCAACCTCGGTAGCGTTACCAAGGCCTTCGAGGTCGTGGGCGCCGAGGTGAAGGTCGTGCGCACTCCGGCCGAGGTGATCGCTTCCGGTGCCGATGGGCTCGTGCTGCCGGGCGTCGGCGCACTGGCTGATTGTGTATCGTCGCTCAAGGCCAGCGGACTTGCCGATACGGTTCGTGAATGGATCGCCGCGGATCGGCCCTTCCTTGGCGTGTGCCTCGGCATGCAGGCGCTCTTCGATTATTCCGAAGAGGGCGGGAAAACCGAAGGCCTCGGTATTTTCCCGGGCAAGGTTGTGCGCTTCCAGTTGCCGTCGGAATTCAAGATTCCGCACATGGGCTGGAATACCGTGCGTTTCCTCCAGTGCGGCTCTCCGCTTCAGGCGGGGCTTCATTCGGAAGGTGAAGCGTTTTATTTCGTGCATAGTTTCCACTGCGTGCCGGATGACCGGTCGCTGGTGCTGGCCGAGTGTGATTATGGCCAAGTCTTCACCGCCGCCATCGCGCGCGGACGGTGCTTCGCCACGCAGTTCCATCCTGAAAAAAGCCAGGCCAAAGGGCTGCAAATCTATCGTAGTTTCACGGCCGTCGCAGCGATGACCGCGTCGGCTGCGCGTTAA
- a CDS encoding citrate synthase gives MANTATLKLEDKEITLPILIGSEGERAIDTRKLRADTGYICYDQGYGNTGSCESTITYLDGDNGILRHRGYPIEQLAAHSNYVETAYLVIYGELPNAEQRLKFGKLLRENATVAPQMQKFFDAFPKDAPPMVMLSSMVGALASYHPELATNNFETDLKNFDQSAAVLISKIRTIGAMIYRHQKGLPFIFPKDLPFADNFLHMMFSEPYEDYKIIPEVSHALNLLLLLHADHEQNCSTSTVRMVGSSAANIFTSLSSGIGALSGPLHGGANTAVMQMLQSIHDEGDDGTRFVEAAKQGNKSNRLMGFGHPVYRNYDPRATIIGKACDEVLAKLGIKDPLLDIAKRLEHAALNEDYFISRKLYPNVDFYSGIIMRALGIPTSMFTVIFAIGRAPGQIANWREVASNAKGRIYRPRQIFNGHPQRDYTPMNLR, from the coding sequence ATGGCTAATACTGCTACCCTGAAGTTGGAGGACAAAGAAATCACCCTGCCCATTTTGATCGGTTCGGAAGGTGAAAGAGCCATCGATACCCGCAAGCTGCGCGCCGACACCGGCTACATCTGCTACGATCAAGGCTACGGCAACACCGGCTCTTGCGAGAGCACCATCACTTACCTCGATGGGGACAATGGCATCCTTCGTCACCGCGGTTATCCCATCGAGCAACTCGCCGCTCATTCTAACTACGTCGAGACGGCTTACCTGGTCATCTACGGTGAACTCCCCAACGCCGAACAGCGCCTGAAATTCGGCAAGCTCCTGCGCGAAAATGCGACGGTTGCGCCGCAGATGCAGAAGTTTTTTGACGCCTTCCCGAAGGATGCTCCTCCGATGGTCATGCTGAGCTCCATGGTGGGTGCCCTCGCTTCCTATCATCCCGAACTCGCCACCAATAATTTCGAGACCGACCTCAAGAATTTCGACCAGTCCGCCGCCGTTCTCATTTCGAAGATCCGCACGATCGGTGCGATGATCTACCGCCATCAAAAAGGCCTGCCGTTCATTTTCCCGAAGGATCTGCCGTTCGCCGACAACTTCCTTCACATGATGTTCTCGGAGCCCTACGAGGATTATAAAATCATCCCTGAGGTTTCCCACGCGCTCAACCTGCTGCTCCTCCTCCACGCCGACCACGAGCAGAACTGCTCCACCTCGACCGTGCGCATGGTGGGCTCCAGCGCCGCGAATATTTTCACATCGCTCTCCTCCGGTATCGGCGCGCTTTCGGGCCCGCTTCACGGCGGCGCCAACACCGCGGTCATGCAGATGCTCCAGTCGATCCATGACGAAGGCGATGACGGCACCCGTTTCGTCGAAGCCGCCAAGCAGGGCAACAAGAGCAACCGCCTGATGGGCTTTGGCCATCCCGTTTACCGCAACTACGATCCCCGCGCGACGATCATCGGCAAGGCGTGTGATGAGGTGCTCGCCAAGCTCGGCATCAAGGACCCGCTCCTTGATATCGCCAAACGCCTCGAGCACGCCGCGCTCAACGAAGACTACTTCATCTCGCGCAAACTCTACCCGAACGTCGATTTCTACAGCGGCATCATCATGCGCGCGCTCGGTATTCCCACGAGCATGTTCACGGTGATCTTTGCGATCGGTCGTGCGCCCGGTCAGATTGCCAACTGGCGCGAAGTCGCTTCGAATGCCAAGGGCCGCATCTACCGCCCGCGTCAGATCTTCAACGGCCATCCTCAGCGTGATTACACGCCGATGAACCTGCGTTGA
- a CDS encoding VC0807 family protein has protein sequence MATPAPKKENLLLNLVFNILIPTLVLSKLSKDTLLGPVVGLVVALAFPLGYGVWDFLERKKANFISIIGFVSVLLTGGLALMHIGGMGFAIKEAAVPTVIGIAVLLSLKTKTPLVRTMLYNEQVIDVERVDTALNLKGNRKDFDRLLFNASCLLSLSFLVSAALNFGLARYLLKSPAGTAEFNAELGKMHFLSWPVIVIPSMAMMMFALWRLLSGIKKLTGLELDAIFKTPPEKPKTKKA, from the coding sequence ATGGCCACGCCCGCCCCCAAGAAGGAAAACCTGCTGCTCAACCTGGTTTTCAACATTCTCATTCCCACGCTGGTGCTTTCCAAGCTCAGCAAGGACACGCTGCTCGGGCCGGTCGTCGGACTCGTCGTCGCCCTCGCCTTCCCGCTGGGTTATGGCGTCTGGGATTTTCTCGAGCGCAAGAAGGCCAATTTTATTTCGATCATCGGCTTCGTGAGCGTGCTGCTCACCGGCGGACTCGCGCTCATGCATATCGGCGGAATGGGCTTCGCCATCAAGGAAGCCGCCGTGCCCACCGTGATCGGCATTGCAGTGCTCTTATCCTTGAAGACCAAGACGCCGCTCGTGCGCACCATGCTCTACAACGAACAGGTGATCGACGTGGAACGCGTCGACACGGCCCTCAACCTCAAAGGTAACCGCAAGGACTTCGACCGGCTGCTGTTCAATGCGAGCTGCCTGCTCTCGCTGTCGTTTCTGGTAAGTGCCGCGCTCAACTTCGGGCTCGCCCGCTACCTGTTGAAAAGCCCCGCGGGCACTGCGGAGTTCAATGCCGAGCTCGGCAAGATGCACTTCCTCAGCTGGCCGGTCATCGTGATCCCCAGCATGGCGATGATGATGTTCGCCCTCTGGCGATTACTGAGCGGTATCAAAAAACTCACCGGCCTGGAGCTCGACGCCATTTTCAAAACACCGCCCGAAAAGCCCAAAACCAAGAAAGCCTGA